Proteins encoded within one genomic window of Alosa alosa isolate M-15738 ecotype Scorff River chromosome 24, AALO_Geno_1.1, whole genome shotgun sequence:
- the LOC125289204 gene encoding thioredoxin-like produces the protein MVRIVEDKDAFHRALREAGGKLVVVDFTATWCGPCQSIAPFFQSLSQKYTDVVFLKVDVDDTPDLAQECEIKCMPTFHFYKNGKKVDEFSGSNREKLEEKVNTLK, from the exons ATGGTTCGTATCGTCGAAGACAAG GACGCATTCCATCGGGCCTTGCGTGAGGCAGGTGGCAAGCTGGTAGTGGTCGATTTCACAGCCACTTGGTGCGGCCCTTGCCAAAGCATCGCACCCTTTTTCCAA TCCTTGTCTCAAAAGTACACAGATGTGGTGTTCCTCAAGGTGGATGTGGATGACACACCG GACTTAGCACAGGAGTGTGAGATCAAATGCATGCCAACATTCCACTTCTATAAGAATGGCAAAAAG gttgaTGAATTTTCTGGTTCCAACCGGGAAAAGCTGGAAGAGAAGGTCAACACACTTAAATGA